One genomic window of Solanum dulcamara chromosome 10, daSolDulc1.2, whole genome shotgun sequence includes the following:
- the LOC129870547 gene encoding uncharacterized protein LOC129870547 isoform X1: MDHNTLGASQAAAKSEGIESCRKMQQASGEETSEVNQGQGGKNIAADVAPAHEKSHGDVNMEADITMDEVIRAGGLGARDDLNSVLPVAADTTDFEASIRDAWDYEGQRESITRPGLGWTEPAKK; encoded by the exons ATGGACCACAATACTCTTGGAGCTTCACAAG CTGCAGCTAAGAGTGAAGGCATTGAGTCCTGTAGAAAAATGCAACAGGCTTCTGGGGAAGAGACATCTGAAGTGAATCAAGGTCAAGGTGGTAAAAACATTGCAGCTGATGTGGCCCCAGCACATGAGAAATCTCACGGCGATGTAAACATGGAGGCGGATATCACTATGGATGAAGTAATAAGAGCCGGAGGTCTAGGAGCAAGAGACGATTTAAATAGTGTTCTTCCTGTGGCAGCTGACACCACTGACTTTGAAGCTTCTATTCGTGATGCTTGGGACTATGAAGGGCAACGTGAAAGCATTACTCGACCAGGCCTTGGCTGGACAGAACCTGCAAAGAAATAG
- the LOC129870547 gene encoding uncharacterized protein LOC129870547 isoform X2, protein MDHNTLGASQAKSEGIESCRKMQQASGEETSEVNQGQGGKNIAADVAPAHEKSHGDVNMEADITMDEVIRAGGLGARDDLNSVLPVAADTTDFEASIRDAWDYEGQRESITRPGLGWTEPAKK, encoded by the exons ATGGACCACAATACTCTTGGAGCTTCACAAG CTAAGAGTGAAGGCATTGAGTCCTGTAGAAAAATGCAACAGGCTTCTGGGGAAGAGACATCTGAAGTGAATCAAGGTCAAGGTGGTAAAAACATTGCAGCTGATGTGGCCCCAGCACATGAGAAATCTCACGGCGATGTAAACATGGAGGCGGATATCACTATGGATGAAGTAATAAGAGCCGGAGGTCTAGGAGCAAGAGACGATTTAAATAGTGTTCTTCCTGTGGCAGCTGACACCACTGACTTTGAAGCTTCTATTCGTGATGCTTGGGACTATGAAGGGCAACGTGAAAGCATTACTCGACCAGGCCTTGGCTGGACAGAACCTGCAAAGAAATAG
- the LOC129870546 gene encoding cytokinin dehydrogenase 1 — translation MKSSPTHFFFKHNNMLLRFLVFILGLCSINRSNLCCDQLFVTPSSFSVIQSSLKQLKIEGYFSFKNIDHVAKDFGNRYHFLPSAVLYPKSVSDISSTVKHIFDMGTTTDITVAARGHGHSLEGQAQAYQGVVISMESLRAPAMHFHHAGELPFVDVSAGELWINILHESLELGLTPKSWTDYLHLTVGGTLSNAGISGQAFKHGPQINNVYQLEVVTGKGEVITCSEEQNADLFYGVLGGLGQFGIITRARIALQPAPKKVKWIRVLYSDFSTFSNDQEHLISSKDSFDYVEGFAIINRTGLLNNWRSTFNPKDPLLARKFSSEGKVLYCLEVAKYFNPEETTSTDQNIDVLLSKLNYIESTLFQSEVSYVEFLDRVHVSEVKLQEKGLWDVPHPWLNLLIPKSTIHDFAQEVFGKILTDTSHGPILIYPVNKSKWIKGTSMVTPEEDVMYLIAFLSSAMPSSTGKDGLEHILNKNKKILNFCEKTHIGMKQYLPHYTTQEEWKVHFGPRWETFARRKSTYDPLAILAPGHRIFERASLLQQQ, via the exons ATGAAGTCATCACCAACTCATTTCTTCTTTAAACATAATAATATGCTTCTAAGGTTTCTTGTATTCATATTAGGCCTTTGCTCAATCAACAGAAGTAACCTCTGTTGTGACCAACTTTTTGTCACCCCTTCAAGTTTCTCAGTGATTCAGTCATCACTGAAACAGTTAAAGATTGAAGGGTACTTTAGTTTCAAGAATATTGATCATGTAGCAAAGGATTTTGGCAACAGATATCACTTCCTTCCATCAGCTGTTCTGTACCCGAAATCGGTTTCAGACATATCATCCACTGTAAAACATATATTTGACATGGGAACAACAACAGACATAACTGTGGCAGCAAGAGGACATGGTCACTCTCTAGAAGGACAAGCTCAAGCTTACCAGGGAGTAGTGATCAGCATGGAATCACTTCGAGCACCAGCGATGCATTTCCACCATGCAGGGGAACTGCCTTTTGTTGATGTCTCTGCTGGAGAACTTTGGATAAACATCCTGCATGAAAGTCTTGAACTTGGATTAACACCAAAATCATGGACTGATTATCTTCACCTTACAGTTGGAGGTACTTTGTCAAATGCCGGAATCAGTGGGCAAGCATTCAAACATGGACCTCAGATCAATAATGTCTACCAACTTGAAGTTGTCACTG GTAAAGGAGAGGTGATTACTTGTTCAGAGGAGCAGAATGCTGACCTGTTCTATGGTGTACTAGGAGGACTAGGCCAGTTTGGTATCATCACAAGGGCTAGGATTGCTCTTCAACCAGCACCTAAAAAG GTAAAGTGGATCAGAGTGCTGTATTCAGATTTCTCAACATTTTCCAATGATCAAGAACATTTGATATCATCAAAGGATTCTTTTGACTATGTAGAAGGATTTGCCATTATCAATAGAACAGGATTGCTGAACAACTGGAGGTCTACTTTCAATCCTAAAGATCCACTTCTAGCCAGAAAGTTCAGTTCTGAAGGAAAAGTTCTCTACTGCCTAGAAGTTGCCAAATACTTCAATCCAGAAGAGACAACTAGTACTGATCAG AATATTGATGTCCTCTTATCTAAGTTGAATTATATAGAATCCACGCTGTTCCAATCAGAAGTCTCCTACGTGGAATTCCTCGACAGAGTCCACGTATCCGAGGTGAAACTCCAAGAGAAAGGATTATGGGATGTCCCTCATCCATGGCTAAACCTTTTAATTCCAAAGAGCACGATTCATGACTTTGCACAAGAAGTTTTTGGGAAGATTCTTACTGACACTAGCCATGGTCCTATCCTCATCTACCCAGTTAACAAATCAAA GTGGATAAAAGGAACATCAATGGTTACACCTGAAGAAGATGTCATGTATTTAATAGCATTTCTATCTTCTGCCATGCCATCTTCAACAGGAAAGGATGGACTAGAACATATTCTAAATAAGAACAAGAAGATACTGAACTTTTGCGAAAAAACACATATTGGAATGAAACAGTATTTGCCACATTACACAACACAGGAAGAGTGGAAAGTTCACTTTGGCCCTCGATGGGAAACATTTGCTAGGAGGAAATCCACTTACGACCCTTTGGCTATCCTAGCTCCTGGACACAGAATTTTTGAAAGAGCATCACTCcttcaacaacaataa